One Thiocapsa sp. genomic window carries:
- the folE2 gene encoding GTP cyclohydrolase FolE2 yields MEHVLEPNCCAAPANAEIADVQGSADSRRIAIDKVGIKDIRHPVRVSDRSGTEQHTVANFNMYVYLPHDFKGTHMSRFVQILNNHEREIGVSSFKEMLTEMSQRLESEAGHIEMRFPFFVNKKAPVTGVESLLDYEVTFIGEIQQGLPSLELKVVVPVTSLCPCSKKISAYGAHNQRSHVTVQVRTQGHIWIEELIEMVEAEASSELFGLLKRPDEKYVTEHAYDNPKFVEDLVRDVATRLNEDDRVTAYVVEAENFESIHNHSAYALIERDKDREARIAEATL; encoded by the coding sequence ATGGAGCACGTGCTCGAGCCCAATTGCTGCGCCGCACCCGCCAACGCCGAGATCGCCGACGTCCAGGGGAGCGCCGACTCTCGTCGGATCGCTATCGATAAGGTGGGGATCAAGGACATCCGCCACCCGGTGCGTGTGAGCGATCGCAGCGGCACCGAGCAGCATACGGTCGCCAACTTCAACATGTACGTGTACCTGCCGCACGACTTCAAGGGGACCCACATGTCCCGTTTCGTGCAGATCCTGAATAATCACGAGCGCGAGATCGGCGTCTCCTCCTTCAAGGAGATGCTGACCGAGATGTCGCAGCGCCTGGAGTCCGAGGCCGGTCATATCGAGATGCGCTTCCCCTTCTTCGTGAACAAGAAGGCGCCCGTCACCGGCGTGGAGAGCCTGCTCGACTACGAAGTCACCTTCATCGGCGAGATCCAACAGGGCCTCCCGAGCCTGGAGCTCAAGGTCGTCGTGCCCGTCACCAGCCTCTGCCCCTGCTCGAAGAAGATCTCGGCCTACGGTGCGCACAATCAGCGCTCCCATGTGACCGTGCAGGTCCGCACGCAGGGTCACATCTGGATCGAGGAGCTCATCGAGATGGTCGAGGCGGAGGCATCCTCCGAGCTCTTCGGACTGCTGAAGCGGCCGGACGAGAAGTACGTGACCGAACATGCCTACGACAACCCCAAGTTCGTCGAAGACCTGGTGCGGGACGTCGCCACGCGCCTGAACGAGGATGACCGCGTCACCGCTTACGTGGTCGAGGCCGAAAACTTCGAGTCCATCCACAATCATTCGGCCTACGCCCTGATCGAGCGCGAC
- the ispA gene encoding (2E,6E)-farnesyl diphosphate synthase, translated as MTDATLDDFRARCGARVEATLDTLLPHAGVQPFRLHEAMRYTVLGGGKRIRPLLAYAAGEALGVDPALLDRPACAVELIHAYSLIHDDLPAMDDDDLRRGRPTCHRAFDEATAILAGDALQTLAFQALAESPGLDAEKRIAMVASLARASGARGMVGGQALDLAAEGSVQDVAMLEHIHIHKTGALIRAAVQMGILAHEATDPDHAERLDHYAKCIGLAFQIQDDVLDVEGDTDLIGKTAGRDQVLEKATYPALVGLPEAKEMAAALIADALESIAVFSSGAEPLRWIAGALIGRKH; from the coding sequence ATGACTGACGCCACTCTGGACGACTTCCGCGCGCGCTGCGGCGCCCGCGTCGAAGCCACGCTCGACACCCTTCTGCCGCATGCAGGCGTGCAGCCCTTTCGGCTGCACGAGGCGATGCGCTACACGGTCCTCGGCGGCGGCAAGCGCATCCGTCCGCTCTTGGCCTATGCCGCCGGCGAGGCACTCGGTGTGGATCCCGCCCTGCTCGACCGCCCCGCCTGTGCCGTCGAGCTGATCCATGCCTACTCTTTGATCCACGACGACCTCCCGGCGATGGACGACGACGATCTGAGGCGCGGGCGCCCGACCTGTCATCGCGCCTTCGACGAGGCGACCGCGATCCTGGCCGGCGATGCGCTCCAAACCCTCGCCTTCCAGGCGTTGGCCGAGTCGCCCGGACTGGATGCCGAGAAGCGCATCGCGATGGTCGCAAGCCTCGCGCGTGCCAGCGGCGCACGCGGCATGGTCGGTGGTCAGGCACTCGATCTGGCCGCCGAGGGCAGCGTCCAGGACGTGGCCATGCTCGAGCATATCCACATCCACAAGACAGGCGCTTTGATCAGAGCGGCCGTGCAGATGGGCATCCTCGCCCACGAGGCAACGGACCCGGATCACGCCGAGCGTCTCGATCACTATGCCAAATGTATCGGTCTCGCCTTTCAGATCCAGGACGATGTGCTCGACGTGGAAGGCGACACGGACCTGATCGGCAAGACGGCCGGTCGCGATCAAGTCCTGGAGAAGGCGACCTACCCGGCCCTTGTCGGGCTGCCCGAGGCCAAGGAGATGGCCGCCGCCTTGATCGCCGATGCGCTCGAAAGCATCGCGGTTTTTTCGTCCGGGGCCGAGCCCCTGCGCTGGATCGCGGGCGCGCTGATCGGTCGCAAGCACTGA
- a CDS encoding transposase translates to MPHLPASIVPILFAFAPLFTAPTWRHVQVLVTGTLLAQGPRTVAAALRVMGLAHEPRFERYHRVLSRGCWSGVQGSQILLGLLLALLPPGWPILVVVDETLERRKGARIAAKGMFRDAVRSSKSRVVTCLGLHWICMALIVPLPWSQRPWALPFLTLLAPSQRANVAAGKAHRTVIDWTVVMVRLVARGLTRRRWVLVGDGSYSCVRLGWECLSAQAALISRLRLDARLFAPPAPPPPGRRGPKPKKGHALAKLATRLEEALTQGTATTVDWYRGETKTLRLLSAVCLWHTPGWPPLPIRWVLVVDPLGTLDPQAFFTTDLTLAPARVIGWFVWRWSIEVTFAEVRRHLGVETQRQWAAKAIARTTPVLLALFSIVCLMVHQLRDHWASLPRSTAWYLKPQATFSDCLALVRRTIWAEGNYVNSLADQDQVVISRPDWERVLAQLAATA, encoded by the coding sequence ATGCCCCACCTGCCAGCCTCGATTGTACCGATTTTATTCGCGTTTGCGCCCCTGTTCACCGCCCCGACCTGGCGCCACGTGCAGGTCTTGGTGACCGGCACGCTGCTGGCCCAAGGCCCGCGCACGGTGGCCGCAGCCCTGCGGGTCATGGGACTGGCGCACGAACCCCGGTTCGAGCGTTATCACCGGGTGCTCAGTCGGGGGTGCTGGTCCGGGGTGCAGGGGTCGCAGATCCTGCTGGGGCTGTTGCTGGCGCTGCTGCCGCCCGGCTGGCCGATCCTGGTGGTGGTCGACGAGACCCTGGAGCGGCGCAAGGGCGCGCGCATTGCCGCCAAGGGAATGTTCCGCGATGCGGTCCGCTCGAGCAAAAGTCGCGTGGTGACCTGTCTGGGCCTGCACTGGATCTGCATGGCGTTGATCGTCCCCTTGCCGTGGAGCCAGCGGCCCTGGGCATTGCCGTTCCTGACCTTGCTGGCGCCATCGCAACGGGCCAACGTCGCTGCGGGGAAGGCCCATCGAACCGTGATCGACTGGACCGTTGTGATGGTCCGGTTGGTGGCGCGCGGGCTCACGCGCCGCCGTTGGGTCTTGGTCGGCGACGGCAGCTATTCCTGTGTGCGCCTGGGCTGGGAATGCCTCAGCGCGCAGGCGGCCTTGATCTCACGCCTGCGCCTGGATGCGCGCTTGTTTGCGCCGCCCGCACCGCCGCCGCCGGGGCGCCGCGGCCCCAAGCCGAAGAAGGGCCATGCCCTGGCCAAACTCGCCACGCGCCTGGAGGAGGCGCTCACGCAGGGCACCGCGACCACGGTCGACTGGTATCGCGGCGAGACCAAAACGCTGCGCCTGCTCAGCGCGGTCTGTCTCTGGCACACCCCGGGGTGGCCGCCCCTGCCGATCCGCTGGGTGTTGGTCGTCGATCCGCTCGGTACGCTCGATCCCCAGGCCTTTTTCACGACCGACCTGACGTTGGCGCCCGCCCGCGTGATCGGCTGGTTCGTCTGGCGCTGGTCGATCGAGGTCACCTTCGCCGAGGTGCGTCGCCATCTGGGCGTCGAGACGCAACGCCAGTGGGCGGCCAAGGCCATCGCCCGCACCACGCCCGTGTTGCTGGCGCTGTTTTCCATCGTCTGCTTGATGGTGCATCAGCTGCGCGACCACTGGGCGTCCTTGCCGCGCTCGACCGCTTGGTACCTCAAGCCGCAGGCCACCTTTTCCGACTGCCTGGCGCTGGTGCGTCGCACCATTTGGGCCGAGGGGAATTACGTCAACTCGCTTGCGGATCAGGATCAGGTGGTAATTTCTCGCCCAGACTGGGAGCGCGTGCTCGCGCAGTTGGCCGCGACCGCCTGA
- a CDS encoding clan AA aspartic protease, whose amino-acid sequence MGLTYADLILEATFRARKMSVRALVDSGAVFMIIPQHVALQLGFDIDEVSTREVVLADGSRKQVPMVGPLRVHFRDRYCDLSALVFGDEALLGAVPMEMMDLVLQPSTQSLTVNPESPYIPVALAK is encoded by the coding sequence ATGGGCTTAACGTACGCCGATCTCATACTAGAGGCTACTTTTCGTGCCAGGAAGATGTCGGTGCGGGCATTAGTGGACTCGGGTGCAGTCTTCATGATCATTCCTCAACACGTTGCCCTCCAGCTCGGCTTCGATATTGATGAGGTCAGTACGCGAGAAGTTGTTCTTGCGGATGGATCAAGGAAACAGGTGCCGATGGTTGGACCTTTACGGGTTCATTTTCGTGATCGCTATTGCGATCTTTCGGCTTTGGTTTTCGGTGATGAAGCCTTGTTGGGTGCGGTCCCGATGGAGATGATGGATTTGGTTCTGCAACCGAGTACGCAGTCATTGACCGTAAATCCCGAAAGTCCATATATCCCCGTCGCGCTTGCGAAGTAG
- the parE gene encoding DNA topoisomerase IV subunit B codes for MTGHYDASAIEVLSGLDPVRKRPGMYTDTTRPNHLAQEVIDNSVDEALAGHARRIEVVLFADGSLEVSDDGRGMPVDIHPEQGLPGVEVILTKLHAGGKFNGDNYRFSGGLHGVGVSVVNALSQRLDVWVKRSGHEHHMAFAGGEKASDLVQLGSVGRGNTGTRLRFWPNPKYFDTPKIATRPLTHLLQAKAVLCPGLEVRFREEASGDEQVWCYQDGLKDYLLQALNGAETLPSQLFVGDLEGTNEAASWALGWLPDGGEAVAESYVNLIPTVQGGTHVNGLRSGLTEAVREFCEFRNLLPRGVKVAPEDVWGRVSYILSVKLIEPQFSGQTKERLSSRECAAFVSGVVKDAFSLWLNQHVAEGERIAELVIGAAQARLRAGRTVTRKKITQGPALPGKLADCTSTDPERGELFLVEGDSAGGSAKQARDREFQAILPLRGKILNTWEVDAAEVLGSQEVHDIAVAIGVDPGSDDLARLRFGKVCILADADSDGAHIATLLCALFLRHFRRLVAEGHVFVAMPPLYRIDVGKQVFYALDDSEKRGILDRIEAEKIKGKVNVQRFKGLGEMNPGQLRETTIHPDTRRLVQLTVEAEDDSNNLLDMLLAKKRASDRRAWLQEKGDLAEV; via the coding sequence ATGACCGGCCACTACGATGCCTCAGCCATCGAGGTCCTCAGCGGCCTCGACCCGGTGCGCAAGCGCCCCGGGATGTACACCGACACGACGCGCCCCAACCACCTGGCTCAGGAGGTCATCGACAACAGCGTCGACGAGGCGCTCGCCGGGCACGCCCGTCGCATCGAGGTCGTGCTCTTCGCCGACGGCTCGCTCGAGGTGAGCGACGACGGGCGCGGCATGCCGGTGGATATCCACCCCGAGCAGGGCCTGCCCGGCGTGGAGGTCATCCTCACCAAGCTGCACGCGGGCGGCAAGTTCAACGGCGACAATTATCGCTTCTCCGGCGGTTTGCACGGGGTCGGCGTCTCGGTGGTGAATGCGCTCTCGCAGCGCCTGGATGTCTGGGTCAAACGCAGCGGTCACGAGCACCACATGGCCTTCGCCGGCGGCGAGAAGGCGAGCGATCTGGTTCAGCTTGGAAGCGTCGGGCGCGGCAACACGGGCACCCGGTTGCGATTCTGGCCGAATCCGAAGTATTTCGACACGCCCAAGATCGCCACCCGCCCGCTGACGCATCTGCTGCAGGCCAAGGCGGTCCTCTGTCCCGGCCTCGAGGTCCGCTTTCGCGAGGAGGCGAGCGGGGACGAGCAGGTCTGGTGCTACCAGGACGGTCTCAAGGACTATCTGCTCCAGGCGCTCAACGGGGCCGAAACCCTGCCGTCGCAGCTCTTCGTCGGCGACCTTGAAGGCACCAACGAGGCGGCGAGCTGGGCGCTGGGCTGGTTGCCCGATGGCGGCGAGGCGGTTGCCGAGAGCTACGTGAACCTCATCCCGACGGTGCAGGGCGGCACCCACGTCAACGGGCTGCGTTCGGGGCTCACCGAGGCGGTACGCGAGTTCTGCGAATTCCGCAACCTGCTGCCGCGCGGCGTGAAGGTGGCCCCGGAGGATGTCTGGGGCCGCGTCAGCTACATCCTCTCGGTCAAGCTGATCGAGCCGCAGTTCTCCGGGCAGACCAAGGAGCGGCTGTCCTCGCGCGAGTGCGCCGCCTTCGTCTCGGGCGTGGTCAAGGATGCCTTCAGTCTCTGGCTGAATCAGCATGTGGCCGAGGGCGAGCGGATCGCCGAGCTGGTCATCGGTGCCGCTCAGGCGCGACTGCGCGCCGGTCGCACCGTGACCCGCAAGAAGATCACGCAGGGGCCGGCCCTGCCGGGCAAGCTCGCCGACTGCACCTCGACGGATCCTGAGCGCGGCGAGCTCTTTCTGGTGGAGGGCGATTCGGCCGGCGGCTCGGCCAAGCAGGCGCGCGATCGCGAGTTCCAGGCCATCCTTCCGCTGCGCGGCAAGATCCTCAATACCTGGGAGGTCGATGCGGCCGAGGTCCTGGGTTCGCAGGAGGTCCACGACATCGCGGTGGCCATCGGCGTGGATCCGGGCAGCGACGATCTCGCGCGGCTGCGCTTCGGCAAGGTCTGCATCCTTGCCGATGCCGATTCGGACGGCGCACATATCGCGACCCTGCTCTGTGCGCTCTTTCTGCGTCACTTCAGGCGTCTGGTCGCCGAAGGGCACGTCTTCGTCGCCATGCCGCCGCTCTACCGCATCGACGTCGGCAAGCAGGTCTTCTACGCCCTGGACGACAGCGAGAAGCGCGGCATCCTGGACCGCATCGAGGCCGAGAAGATCAAGGGCAAGGTCAATGTTCAGCGTTTCAAAGGGCTGGGCGAGATGAATCCGGGGCAACTGCGCGAGACGACCATCCATCCGGATACCCGGCGCCTGGTTCAGCTCACGGTTGAAGCCGAAGACGACAGCAACAACCTCCTGGACATGCTGCTGGCCAAAAAGCGCGCATCCGATCGACGGGCCTGGTTGCAGGAGAAGGGCGACCTCGCCGAGGTTTAG
- a CDS encoding FIST N-terminal domain-containing protein, with amino-acid sequence MTPFRLGHAADLDWRLAADRCLTQIGSVPKEATLGFLYVTDVLADDLDEILRSLRAATGIAQWVGSVGMGICATGAEYYDEPALAVMLGEFPSDDFRVFPSLVEDLDDFDLRHGDWMRSNPPYLGLVHGDPSNGLTEILIQQLAQRTTAGFLVGGLASARADALTIADGVTRGGLSGVLFSERVGILTRLSQGCSPIGPHHVITEGQRNILMRLDGEPALDVLKRDIGEILARDLARLGGYIFAGLPIQGSDTGDYLVRNLVGIDPHHGLVAIGDLVEPGRELMFCRRDADTAREDLDRMLEGIKGRLSAPPRGGIYVSCLGRGVNLFGPDSAELKQIQATLGDVPIVGFYANGEISQDRLYGYTGVLTLFT; translated from the coding sequence ATGACACCATTCCGCCTCGGACATGCCGCGGATCTCGATTGGCGTCTGGCTGCCGATCGATGTCTGACGCAGATCGGGAGCGTGCCGAAAGAGGCGACGCTCGGATTTCTCTATGTCACCGATGTGCTTGCGGATGATCTCGACGAAATCCTCCGCAGCCTTCGCGCGGCCACGGGCATCGCGCAATGGGTCGGCAGTGTCGGCATGGGGATCTGTGCCACCGGTGCCGAGTACTACGATGAGCCCGCGCTTGCGGTCATGCTCGGCGAGTTTCCGAGCGATGATTTTCGGGTCTTTCCGAGCCTGGTCGAGGATCTCGACGACTTCGATCTGCGTCACGGCGACTGGATGCGCAGCAACCCGCCCTATCTGGGCCTGGTCCACGGCGACCCATCCAACGGTCTGACCGAGATCCTGATCCAACAGCTCGCACAGCGCACGACCGCGGGTTTCCTCGTCGGCGGTCTCGCCAGCGCGCGTGCAGACGCCCTGACCATCGCCGACGGGGTGACACGCGGCGGTCTGTCCGGCGTCCTCTTCTCCGAGCGGGTCGGGATCCTGACCCGGCTCAGCCAGGGCTGTTCGCCGATCGGACCGCATCACGTGATCACCGAAGGCCAGCGCAACATCCTGATGCGACTCGATGGCGAGCCCGCGCTCGATGTGCTCAAGCGCGATATCGGCGAGATCCTGGCCCGCGACCTTGCGCGTCTCGGCGGCTACATCTTCGCCGGGCTGCCGATCCAGGGCTCGGATACCGGCGATTATCTGGTGCGCAATCTGGTCGGCATCGATCCCCATCACGGCCTGGTCGCGATCGGGGATCTGGTGGAGCCCGGACGCGAGCTGATGTTCTGCAGGCGCGATGCCGATACCGCCCGCGAGGATCTCGACCGGATGCTCGAGGGCATCAAAGGCCGCCTGTCTGCTCCCCCGCGAGGCGGCATCTACGTCTCCTGCCTGGGGCGCGGGGTCAACCTCTTCGGCCCGGACTCGGCCGAGCTCAAGCAGATCCAGGCGACGCTCGGCGATGTGCCCATCGTCGGTTTTTACGCCAACGGCGAGATCTCGCAGGATCGTCTTTACGGCTATACGGGCGTCTTGACCCTCTTTACCTGA
- a CDS encoding Druantia anti-phage system protein DruA: MSEQRPEKLCGRALSATDLEVIREEIRRAEPANRAEIARRVCRALEWTNALGEPKLMSARVGLLRLHRAGLIELPAPRWGNGNGRALTHAAVLWPPAIALDGRVDALSGVRLSVVREKAASRLWNGLVDRYHYLGYSPLPGAQMRYLIESDQGLLGALGFGAAAWKVGVRDAWIGWDRLQREARPGAVVNNARFLLLPWIRVQHLASKVLGLAARRVGSDFAERYGERPVLLETFVELARYRGTCYAAANWQYPGETQGRGKCDVAHRATLPRKGVFVYPLRADFRRALGVAA, translated from the coding sequence GTGAGCGAGCAGAGGCCGGAGAAACTGTGTGGGCGGGCATTGAGTGCGACCGATCTGGAGGTGATCCGAGAGGAGATCCGCCGTGCCGAGCCGGCGAACCGTGCCGAGATTGCCCGGCGGGTGTGCCGGGCCCTGGAGTGGACGAACGCGCTGGGTGAGCCGAAGCTGATGAGCGCCCGGGTGGGGCTGTTGCGGCTGCACCGGGCGGGCCTGATCGAGTTGCCGGCACCGCGCTGGGGCAATGGCAATGGGCGCGCACTGACGCACGCGGCGGTGCTGTGGCCGCCAGCAATCGCTTTGGACGGGCGGGTGGATGCGCTCTCGGGTGTGCGCCTGAGCGTGGTGCGCGAGAAGGCGGCTTCGCGGTTATGGAACGGCCTCGTCGATCGCTACCACTACCTCGGTTACAGTCCGCTGCCGGGGGCGCAGATGCGCTACCTGATCGAATCGGATCAAGGTCTGCTCGGCGCCTTGGGCTTCGGGGCGGCGGCCTGGAAGGTCGGCGTGCGCGACGCCTGGATCGGCTGGGACCGGTTGCAGCGCGAAGCGCGCCCGGGCGCGGTGGTGAACAATGCCCGCTTTCTGCTGCTGCCGTGGATTCGCGTGCAGCACTTGGCCTCCAAGGTGCTGGGGCTCGCGGCACGGCGGGTGGGCAGCGATTTTGCCGAGCGCTACGGCGAGCGGCCGGTGCTGCTGGAGACCTTTGTGGAGTTGGCGCGCTACCGCGGAACCTGTTACGCGGCGGCCAATTGGCAGTACCCGGGCGAGACGCAAGGGCGGGGCAAGTGCGATGTCGCCCATCGCGCGACGTTGCCGCGCAAGGGCGTCTTCGTCTACCCGCTGCGCGCGGACTTCCGCCGCGCCTTGGGGGTGGCGGCATGA
- a CDS encoding DUF4304 domain-containing protein: MRKSFRKHLVPVLAAAGFVGKSIHFMRLRNDAQDLLSIQYWKYGGSFILEFGRRDRGPLLTAWGPVIPEESLEVAYLPGGDRARLQERDAPSDDTFAGFSFAGFGEDVAKYERLALRVAGDLPQVDAWLSCGEVGPDIAQFAGV, translated from the coding sequence ATGCGCAAGTCGTTCCGCAAGCACCTTGTACCCGTGCTCGCTGCGGCCGGTTTCGTCGGCAAGTCCATCCACTTCATGCGGCTACGGAACGACGCCCAGGATCTGCTGTCGATCCAGTATTGGAAGTACGGCGGCAGCTTCATCCTTGAGTTCGGCCGGAGAGATCGCGGGCCGCTGCTAACCGCTTGGGGGCCGGTCATCCCCGAGGAGTCGCTCGAGGTCGCCTACCTGCCGGGCGGAGATCGTGCACGGCTCCAAGAGCGCGACGCACCGTCGGACGACACCTTTGCGGGGTTCAGCTTTGCCGGCTTCGGGGAGGATGTCGCCAAGTACGAGCGGCTGGCACTACGGGTGGCGGGCGACCTTCCGCAGGTGGATGCCTGGTTGTCGTGTGGCGAGGTTGGCCCGGATATCGCTCAGTTCGCCGGGGTCTGA
- a CDS encoding exodeoxyribonuclease VII small subunit, with amino-acid sequence MKKPVAPPPPSFEQSLAELESIVDALEKGEMSLEESLTVFERGIGLTRACQQALDVAEQRVRILTDTRPDAGPRSESGADLEPFESND; translated from the coding sequence ATGAAAAAGCCAGTCGCTCCGCCCCCGCCGTCCTTCGAGCAGTCGCTCGCCGAGCTTGAATCGATCGTCGATGCCCTCGAGAAGGGCGAGATGAGTCTCGAAGAGTCACTGACCGTTTTCGAGCGCGGTATCGGCCTGACCCGTGCCTGCCAACAGGCGCTGGATGTGGCCGAGCAACGCGTGCGTATCCTCACCGACACTCGGCCCGATGCCGGACCCAGGTCCGAATCCGGTGCCGATCTAGAGCCCTTCGAATCCAATGACTGA